A part of Amycolatopsis lurida genomic DNA contains:
- the rimO gene encoding 30S ribosomal protein S12 methylthiotransferase RimO, which yields MPSPTTDPVATRRVSLLTLGCARNEVDSEELAGRLAAGGWELAAEPEDSDVVVVNTCGFVESAKKDSVDTLLAASDTGKKVVAVGCMAERYGNELAESLPEADAVLGFDHYADLAERLDDVVAGRKVESHTPSDRRKLLPISPVQRPTAAESVEVPGHAQHGWGPRVLRTRLDTSPVAALKIASGCDRRCSFCAIPSFRGSFVSRQPDEIVAEAMWLAENGVKEVFLVSENSTSYGKDFGRDGARALELLVPRLAAVPGIERVRVSYLQPAETRPGLVKAIATTPGVADYFDLSFQHSSETVLRRMRRFGSTDSFLALCDQIREHSPNAGIRTNVIVGFPGETEEDLAELERFLTGARLDAVGVFGYSDEDGTEAETFDGKLDESVVAERVARISALVEELTSQRAEDRIGDFVDVLIEQAEDGEDPIGRAAHQAPEVDGECVLIETEDLPPLAVGDFVRCEVVDSEGVDLIVRPAPPEADR from the coding sequence GTGCCTTCTCCCACCACTGATCCTGTCGCCACCCGTCGCGTTTCCTTGTTGACCCTCGGTTGCGCCCGCAACGAGGTCGATTCCGAGGAACTCGCCGGACGGCTGGCGGCGGGCGGCTGGGAGCTCGCCGCCGAGCCCGAGGACTCCGACGTCGTGGTCGTCAACACCTGCGGCTTCGTCGAGTCCGCCAAGAAGGACTCGGTCGACACGCTGCTCGCGGCGTCCGACACCGGCAAGAAGGTCGTCGCCGTCGGCTGCATGGCCGAGCGCTACGGCAACGAGCTGGCCGAGAGCCTGCCCGAGGCCGACGCGGTCCTGGGTTTCGACCACTACGCGGACCTCGCCGAGCGTCTCGACGACGTCGTGGCCGGCCGCAAGGTCGAGTCCCACACCCCGTCCGATCGCCGCAAGCTGCTGCCGATCAGCCCGGTCCAGCGGCCGACGGCCGCCGAGTCGGTCGAGGTGCCGGGGCACGCGCAGCACGGCTGGGGCCCGCGCGTGCTGCGGACGAGGCTCGACACCTCCCCGGTGGCCGCGCTGAAGATCGCCTCCGGTTGTGACCGCCGCTGCTCGTTCTGCGCGATCCCGTCGTTCCGCGGGTCCTTCGTGTCCCGGCAGCCGGACGAGATCGTCGCCGAGGCGATGTGGCTCGCGGAGAACGGTGTCAAGGAGGTCTTCCTCGTCTCGGAGAACTCCACCTCCTACGGCAAGGACTTCGGCCGTGACGGCGCCCGCGCGCTGGAGCTGCTGGTTCCGCGCCTGGCCGCGGTGCCGGGGATCGAACGCGTCCGCGTCTCGTACCTGCAGCCCGCCGAGACCCGTCCCGGCCTGGTCAAGGCCATCGCGACCACTCCGGGCGTCGCCGACTACTTCGACCTCTCCTTCCAGCACTCCAGCGAGACCGTGCTGCGCCGCATGCGCCGCTTCGGGTCCACGGACTCCTTCCTCGCGCTGTGCGACCAGATCCGGGAGCACTCGCCCAACGCCGGCATCCGCACCAACGTCATCGTCGGCTTCCCCGGCGAGACCGAAGAGGACCTCGCCGAGCTGGAGCGCTTCCTGACCGGCGCGCGGCTGGACGCGGTGGGCGTCTTCGGGTACTCGGACGAGGACGGCACCGAGGCCGAGACCTTCGACGGCAAACTCGACGAGTCCGTGGTGGCCGAGCGGGTCGCGCGGATCTCCGCGCTGGTCGAGGAGCTGACGTCGCAGCGTGCCGAGGACCGGATCGGCGACTTCGTCGACGTCCTGATCGAGCAGGCCGAGGACGGCGAGGACCCGATCGGCCGCGCCGCGCACCAGGCCCCCGAGGTCGACGGCGAATGCGTCCTGATCGAGACCGAAGACCTGCCGCCGCTGGCGGTGGGTGACTTCGTGCGCTGCGAGGTCGTCGACTCCGAGGGCGTCGACCTGATCGTGCGGCCCGCGCCGCCCGAGGCCGACCGGTGA
- a CDS encoding amino-acid N-acetyltransferase, whose protein sequence is MVDVPSDPLLHRRPTVRRARIADVRKIKALVDSDAGTVLLEKELVTLYESVQEFWVVEDGDDVLGCGALHVLWEDIAELRTIAVDKDSRGRGIGHALVGQLIDFAREIGLKRLFVLTFETHFFAGHGFVEIDGTPVTQEVYEEMRRSADPGVAEFLDLPYVKPNTLGNSRMLLEL, encoded by the coding sequence ATGGTGGACGTGCCCTCAGACCCCCTCCTTCACCGCCGCCCCACCGTCCGCCGGGCGCGGATCGCGGACGTCCGCAAGATCAAGGCGCTGGTCGACTCCGACGCCGGGACGGTGCTGCTGGAGAAGGAACTCGTCACCCTCTACGAGAGCGTCCAGGAGTTCTGGGTGGTCGAAGACGGCGACGACGTGCTCGGCTGCGGCGCGCTGCACGTGCTGTGGGAGGACATCGCCGAACTGCGCACCATCGCCGTCGACAAGGACTCCCGTGGTCGCGGTATCGGGCACGCGCTGGTGGGGCAGCTGATCGACTTCGCCCGCGAGATCGGACTGAAGCGGCTGTTCGTGCTGACCTTCGAGACCCACTTCTTCGCCGGTCACGGGTTCGTCGAGATCGACGGGACCCCGGTGACCCAGGAGGTGTACGAGGAGATGCGGCGTTCGGCCGACCCGGGTGTCGCGGAGTTCCTCGACCTGCCGTACGTGAAGCCCAACACCTTGGGCAACAGCCGGATGCTGCTGGAGTTGTAG
- a CDS encoding CGNR zinc finger domain-containing protein: MLDLDSLPGDDLAVNLADTVMLAVSPSIDLLDDGHAKFWAIQALPEGAWAPSAEQTRRLRSAVRELLEATVAAREPEAWAVERINAAAAAVPTSPRLTAEGAETSWHGEDGGEIALAAVAVAAIDLVSGPRAAQLRRCGAHDCSMLFVAANSRRVWCTPSLCGNRVRVARHAAKG; this comes from the coding sequence ATGCTCGATCTCGACTCGCTTCCCGGTGACGATCTCGCGGTGAACCTCGCCGACACCGTGATGCTGGCCGTCTCACCGTCGATCGACCTGCTCGACGACGGGCATGCGAAGTTCTGGGCGATTCAAGCTTTGCCCGAAGGTGCCTGGGCGCCTTCGGCCGAGCAGACGAGGCGCCTGCGTTCAGCGGTGCGTGAACTGCTGGAGGCGACAGTGGCCGCACGGGAGCCGGAGGCGTGGGCGGTCGAGCGGATCAACGCGGCCGCTGCCGCCGTCCCGACCAGCCCGCGGCTCACCGCCGAGGGAGCGGAGACGTCCTGGCATGGCGAGGACGGCGGCGAGATCGCGCTGGCCGCCGTGGCGGTCGCGGCGATCGATCTCGTGTCCGGGCCGCGTGCCGCTCAGCTGCGGCGATGCGGCGCGCACGACTGCTCGATGCTGTTCGTGGCGGCCAACAGCAGGCGGGTCTGGTGTACGCCGTCGCTGTGCGGCAACCGGGTCCGGGTGGCCCGGCACGCTGCGAAGGGCTGA
- a CDS encoding alpha/beta fold hydrolase → MATIRHRSVKLGDVEVFYREAGDPEAPVLLLLHGFPTSSHQFVRLMRRLAGRWRLIAPDLPGFGQTVTPEGFSFTFDRLAEVVGEFVDALELRRYALYVFDFGAPTGLRLAVSRPSQVTALITQNGNAYVEGLGPAMPDFPSLTDETEARRGFEAILEPEQIRFQYSGARDPETIDPANYLLDQYFLGLPGRAEAMLDLLWDYRNNPPVYPRFQAWLREAQPPVLAVWGRNDPFFVPAGAEAFRNDVPSAEVHLFDTGHFALEEDLEPISELIDRFLAEHL, encoded by the coding sequence ATGGCGACCATCCGGCACCGTTCGGTCAAGCTCGGCGACGTCGAGGTCTTCTATCGCGAAGCAGGCGACCCCGAAGCACCCGTGTTGCTCCTGCTGCACGGCTTCCCGACGTCGTCACACCAGTTCGTGCGGCTGATGCGGCGCCTCGCCGGCCGGTGGCGGCTCATCGCGCCGGATCTGCCCGGATTCGGGCAGACCGTCACCCCGGAGGGCTTCTCGTTCACCTTCGACCGGCTCGCGGAAGTGGTGGGCGAGTTCGTGGACGCGTTGGAACTGCGCCGCTACGCGCTCTACGTCTTCGATTTCGGCGCCCCGACCGGCCTGCGGCTGGCCGTGTCGCGCCCGTCCCAGGTGACGGCGCTCATCACGCAGAACGGCAACGCCTACGTCGAGGGGCTGGGCCCGGCGATGCCGGACTTCCCCTCCCTGACCGACGAAACCGAGGCGCGGCGGGGGTTCGAGGCGATCCTCGAACCGGAGCAGATCCGGTTCCAGTACAGCGGCGCCCGCGATCCGGAGACCATCGATCCCGCGAACTACCTGCTGGACCAGTACTTCCTCGGCCTGCCCGGCCGGGCGGAGGCGATGCTGGACCTGCTCTGGGACTATCGGAACAACCCGCCCGTGTACCCGCGATTCCAGGCCTGGTTGCGCGAAGCCCAGCCGCCCGTACTCGCCGTATGGGGCCGCAACGACCCGTTCTTCGTCCCTGCGGGCGCCGAAGCGTTCCGGAATGATGTTCCCTCGGCGGAGGTTCACCTCTTCGACACCGGGCATTTCGCGCTGGAGGAGGACCTCGAACCGATCAGCGAGCTGATCGACCGCTTCCTCGCGGAACATCTCTGA
- a CDS encoding nitroreductase family protein: protein MDTSVTDHLLSTTRAVRRKLDLDRPVEPGVLEECLRLALQAPTPGNQQAWRWLVVRDQGVKDRLSELFRRVGKAYLEANAAALGEAITEPSVARAFASGQHLIDVIDQVPVFVIPCLTGRPSGDNAADAAFYGGIFPAVWNFQLALRSRGLGSTLTTYHLTHEAEAAEILGIPADVTQVGLLPVAYTTVPDFKPAARVPVSEVAYLDGWGNPLQ from the coding sequence ATGGACACCTCGGTCACCGACCACCTGCTCAGCACGACGCGAGCGGTCCGCCGCAAGCTCGACCTGGACCGGCCGGTGGAACCCGGGGTGCTCGAAGAGTGCCTGCGGCTCGCGCTGCAGGCGCCCACACCGGGCAACCAACAGGCGTGGCGCTGGCTCGTGGTGCGGGATCAGGGAGTGAAGGACCGGTTGTCCGAGCTGTTCCGGCGGGTCGGGAAGGCGTACCTGGAGGCGAACGCGGCAGCGCTGGGCGAAGCGATCACCGAGCCCTCGGTGGCGCGGGCGTTCGCGTCGGGGCAGCATCTGATCGACGTGATCGACCAGGTGCCCGTCTTCGTCATCCCGTGTCTGACCGGCAGGCCCAGCGGGGACAACGCGGCCGACGCCGCGTTCTACGGCGGGATCTTCCCGGCGGTGTGGAATTTCCAGCTGGCGCTGAGGTCACGCGGCCTCGGCTCGACGCTCACGACGTACCACCTGACCCACGAGGCGGAGGCGGCCGAAATCCTCGGCATCCCCGCCGATGTCACGCAGGTCGGGCTGTTACCGGTCGCCTACACGACCGTGCCGGACTTCAAACCCGCGGCGCGGGTGCCGGTGTCGGAAGTCGCGTACCTCGACGGCTGGGGCAACCCGCTCCAGTGA